GCGGAAGAGCGGTCACGTGTACCTATTCTTCATCTGTGTGCAGGGTCATGTCACCGAGCGTGAACAGATTGTGTCAGGCAGGAATGCTGCCCGCCTTTGCTTCATCTGCAGTCAGGATGCTGGATGTTCGTGGAGTGAGGTGAGGGACTTGACTGAGGAGGTCATTGGCTCAGAGGTGAAGCACTGGGCCACATTTGCTGTGGGCCCAGGTCATGGTATCCAGCTACAATCAGGGAGGCTGGTCATCCCTGCATACGCCTACTGTATCCCTCATTGGTTCCGTTGCTTCCAGCTACCATGCAAAACCAGGCCTCATTCCCTAATGATTTACAGTGATGACCTAGGGAGCTCATGGCACTATGGCAGATTCATTAGGCCCATGGTGACAGTGGAGTGTCAAGTGGCAGAGATACCTAGGAAGGATGGACAACCTGTGCTCTATTGCAGTGCCCGAACACCCTACAGATGCCGGGCAGAGGCTCTGAGCACTGACCATGGTGAATGCTTTCAGAGACAGGTCTTGAGCCCACAACTCTGTGAACCTCCACATGGCTGCCAAGGCAGTGTGGTGAGTTTCCAGCCTCCAGAGATCTCACATAGGAGCCAGATCCCTAGTGGCAAACATACTCCCACCATTCAGAAGAGTCCTCTGCTGGACAGTTCACTGAGGCTGAAGGAGGAAGCTGGACAGCTAGCAGAGTCATGGCTGTTGTATTCACACCCTGCCAGTAAGAAACGGAGGGTCAACCTAGGCATCTACCTCAACCAGAACCCCTTGGACACTGCCTGCTGGTCCCAACCCTGGATCTTGCACTGTGGACCCTGTGGCTACTCTGATCTGGCTGTTCTGGAGGAGGAAGGCTTGTTTGCATGTTTGTTTGAGTGTGGGATCAAGCGGGAGTGTGAGCAGATTGCTTTCCGCCTGTTTACAGACCAACAGATCCTGAGCCACATGCAGGGGGACTACACCAGCCCTGATAGGGAACCTGAGTTGATTCAAGACTAATTGGCTTATGCTCCAACTTTCTATGGAAGGGGATGGCAGCCACAGTGAGAACAACAGAGGTTACTGAAGCctataaagaaggaaagaagttAATATTCTGCTCCctaactttttttcatttctcctccTACAAAGggcaaaatgaaaattttgccATAGCTAGCTACTGCAGTGGAAAGAGCACTGAACTGAGAGTTGGCAGACTTTGATGTAGTCCTGGCTCTGTCACTGGCTTGCTTTAAGACCTTGGAAATGTCAGTCGAACTCTATGGACCTCAGGTTTCCTTCTGTATTGGTTCTGTGATTTTTTGTCTTCCCATCCATCCCTAAAAACATGCTTCAAGTTCTGGATCCATAAAGAATTCAGATCCCAAAGTAGAACTCAGAGGACTTACCTTTTCAATTGACTTGCCCCTCACTGAGTGTGAAGTTATAAGCAGACGACATGGAAAAAAGGATGATCTGGATGTCTTCCTCCATTTCTCATAAGAAAAGCATCACACCCTCCTAATCATGCTCAAAACTCTATCCTAGAGTAATTAAGTGAAACAGTAGAATCACGAGGTCACCTACCTTCTCCAGCCTTGCAACTCTGCTCAACCTTCTCTTTCTCATCCAGAAAGCAGCATTTcccaagaagaaaaacaagaaattaattGTCAGTAGTCTTTAATAATGATGTTTATCACTTCTGATGTCATTATGATGATCAAAGATGAGCCTGGAGTTTATTTATTAGAATGGTTCCTGAAAGGAAAAGGATATGGGTTAAGACTTTGAAACAGTGGACAAAACTTAACCGTCTCTACCCTCAAGGAGCCTGCAGTTTAAGGGattagaagaggaagaaaattcaAGAAGACAAATGCAGCTTGTGGGATGGTTTGTAGATGTTGGGCTATAAGTTGGGGTGATGGTAGCTCCTGATAGCATTGGCTTAGTTGCATCTTCAGTAAGCCTGGATCCATCAGCCCAGAGGCTTGTGCAGGCTGCTGGGTTTCCCCTGGGTTTCTCTTTCTCAGAATGCTGTTCTGGGCTAGCCATGCCTTTCCCAGCTGAGGAGGTCTTCTCCATTTAAGTAGGTCTCTGGATTCCCAAGCTTCTGAATCAATCCTATTTGTTTGAGCCTACTTGTGAAATGGGGAAGCTTCTCTAAGAGTTTTGGGGCTGAACTTAGCTGGCGTTGGGTCTCTCAGATGATACCAGAATGCTCCTATCTTAGATTATATCCCCCCCATAGACTTACTGTGGCATAAATTCTATCACGATTTATTGTTTGTCACATTTTAGGAGGTTAATGCCTTAAATTGGTATCAGTATTTTTGGTGCTGGGTAATGACCATGGTGAGCAAATCTTAGTCATAGAATGCAGCCAAAGGGGCTAGGGTTTGGACTTGCACCAGTCAGGTGAAAGACAGTCCTACAGGGTGAAAGTAGAGGTTAACTTTCCCTACTTCAGCATATTGTTTAAGTCCATATTTTagagtggctttttaaaaaaagatttatttatttatttgaaagagttacagagagaaagaggcagagagaggtcttccatctgctggttaactccccaagtggctgcaatggccagagatggaccaatccaaagccaggagcctgaagcttcttccacgtctcccacatgtgtgcagggggccaaggacttgggacatcttccactgctttccctggcacattagcagggagctggattggaagtggagcagctgggacttgaactggtgcccacatgggatgccggcatgacaggcagcagttttacctgctatgccacagcactagcccttagAGTGGCTTTTATAAATTCCCTTAGTTTCTCATACATTTGCTAAAATTATCTCCCCAATTCACAAGATCATCCATTCACTTATGTGTACATTAATCCAAATATTTCTTAAGTAGCTGTGCATAATGAAAAGTACTTTCTATTGTCACTCCTTGGTCCAGAGTCATTTGTGGTTCCCCATTGCTTGCTAAAGGATGTTTACATTTAGCCTAACACATAGAACCTTCCAATTGGTGATGAATTAATGGCTAAATACTTCCCTCTACTTCCTATGTGAAGCCCACTGTCAGGGAAGACCTCCATATCATGTTGGCAAatggagggcagcaggggcctaGTGGTGGACAGAGCTGGTGATGCAGGGAGGAATTGGGGAAAGAAGGAGGCATTAAGAGGGCAGCCTTCTCCTGAAGGGTAGCAACTCTTTGCTCAGTAAAGCTTTCCTGAGCACTGTACCCCAAGTAGATTGAAATAGGGAAGATGGCTATCCTCTTTAACCAGGGCAAAAGAAAGGCtaagagaatgagaaaataaagaCTTCCTTAGGACTCTCCAAGAAGGGAGTCAGGGAAAGACCTCAGTCACATGCCAGTGTGAACCAGATTTCAAATCCAGAACTCATGAGACACCCATGTCTCTAAATTGCCTTCTCCTAACTCCTTTCCATTTGACTCATGTTTGTTTCTCCTTAGCAGTTAGCAGTAAAACTATTAATGGGAAAGagtctattaatttattttaggaaTAGTAAGAAAAGAGGGTTGGGGACATAGCTGAAATCAAGAATTAGGACTAGAGTGAGGAACAGGATGGGTGATGGCAGCTGTGAAGAAAGAATGGTGGATAGGAATCCTGGCACCTGTCAGCAAAGGGAGAGTAACACAGACATGAGTGTTAGGCTAAAGATATGGCATAGGTGGCAGCTGCTGTGGAGAACAAGTGACAACAGGCTGGAGCTGTTCCCTGACATCTGTGAAAAGGGAGAGACGTGGACAGGCCAGCAGCTTAGTCTGCAGAAGGAGTCCTACCCAACCCTGTAACTTGTAGCTAGCTCAACTTGCCCATGTTCCAGGTGGCCAGCAACGACAGCTTTAGGCACTCCAATTCTATTTGTATCAATCACCAAGACCTCCAGGGCCCTGGGACCTATACATGATACTGGTCCCCTGAGCCCATTTCAGCCACTTTCAGACTGGTAGAGTAGGAAAGACAAGGCAGGTGATGGCAGCTGTGAAGAAAAGAGGAAAGCACATGGGAAGCCAATAATCTATAAAAGCATGAAGAAAGGATTATTATAGACTATGGTTCTTTGCCTTCTGAAGCTTCCCACTCTTCCCTTTGTGTGTTTAGAATGAATCCATACAGCACAGATGGCCCACCGTTGACAGTGCAGGAAAGTATGGTTAGGGGCCTCTTGCTGCTGGTATCTACCCAGACCAACTTCCTATCCATTGAACCTGCTGGCTCTGCTCATGCTCCTCACCTCCTCAGCTCCCAATAATTACCTCAGGCCCTTGTTGTTTGGGTACTTTTATCTGGACCTGTTTCTCATGACCATCAGTTTCCCCTCAGCCACAGAATACCATGTGGCTACAGTTAGAGGTAAGAAACTTACCCTGCCTGTTGGGAAGCACAAACGACCTATAGAGGTCCACCTGAGCCCACAGTCTTCTACCAAGGGCAGtcatattagtcagctttttgttactgcaACAAGATGCCTGAGAAAATCTACTTACAAAGCAAAGGgaggtttatttagttcacagtttgagaggctgaaagtccaaagaGCATGATGCAGACTTTGGTTCTAGTCAGGGTTTGGGTGCAGTGGTGGGGTGCATGTGAAGGAAGGATCATATCCAGGAAGTAGAGAAGACAGGTTGGACCCAAGCTCAGGCTTTATAACAGCCCTCTGgtgagaactaccttctgaggacACACCCCCAGTGACCTGAGGACTTACTAGGCCCCACCTCCTGAAGT
This window of the Lepus europaeus isolate LE1 chromosome 7, mLepTim1.pri, whole genome shotgun sequence genome carries:
- the NEU3 gene encoding sialidase-3 isoform X1, with product MEEPLAPSSVSRKPEEPGAGAEVMEEVTACSFNSPLFQQEDKRGITYRIPALLYVPPAHTFLAFAEKRSTSRDEDALHLVLRRGLRTGHSVQWGPLKPLMEATLPGHRTMNPCPVWERKSGHVYLFFICVQGHVTEREQIVSGRNAARLCFICSQDAGCSWSEVRDLTEEVIGSEVKHWATFAVGPGHGIQLQSGRLVIPAYAYCIPHWFRCFQLPCKTRPHSLMIYSDDLGSSWHYGRFIRPMVTVECQVAEIPRKDGQPVLYCSARTPYRCRAEALSTDHGECFQRQVLSPQLCEPPHGCQGSVVSFQPPEISHRSQIPSGKHTPTIQKSPLLDSSLRLKEEAGQLAESWLLYSHPASKKRRVNLGIYLNQNPLDTACWSQPWILHCGPCGYSDLAVLEEEGLFACLFECGIKRECEQIAFRLFTDQQILSHMQGDYTSPDREPELIQD
- the NEU3 gene encoding sialidase-3 isoform X2 produces the protein MEEVTACSFNSPLFQQEDKRGITYRIPALLYVPPAHTFLAFAEKRSTSRDEDALHLVLRRGLRTGHSVQWGPLKPLMEATLPGHRTMNPCPVWERKSGHVYLFFICVQGHVTEREQIVSGRNAARLCFICSQDAGCSWSEVRDLTEEVIGSEVKHWATFAVGPGHGIQLQSGRLVIPAYAYCIPHWFRCFQLPCKTRPHSLMIYSDDLGSSWHYGRFIRPMVTVECQVAEIPRKDGQPVLYCSARTPYRCRAEALSTDHGECFQRQVLSPQLCEPPHGCQGSVVSFQPPEISHRSQIPSGKHTPTIQKSPLLDSSLRLKEEAGQLAESWLLYSHPASKKRRVNLGIYLNQNPLDTACWSQPWILHCGPCGYSDLAVLEEEGLFACLFECGIKRECEQIAFRLFTDQQILSHMQGDYTSPDREPELIQD